A single window of Proteiniborus ethanoligenes DNA harbors:
- a CDS encoding nucleoside phosphorylase has protein sequence MTILNKAEKTLGRPQYHIRLKPGDVGEYVLLPGDPMRSDIVAKYLDNAELIAHNREHRTFTGYYKGVKISVTSTGMGCPSAAIATEELANIGAKVFIRIGSSAALQPEMKIGDLLISTGAMKNEGTSRFYVPDCFPAIPDIEFTSLLINTANEMKDELGYGLHYGISATDDAFYGETEEWIKKLINLGVSNVEMEASAIFTIAHLRKLKAACICGVSGNLNTGEVIYETENTKLAQAWESEIRVVLETIYRYEQTKNK, from the coding sequence GTGACTATTTTAAATAAAGCAGAAAAGACATTAGGAAGACCACAATATCATATTAGGTTAAAGCCAGGAGATGTGGGTGAATATGTTTTACTTCCTGGCGATCCGATGAGAAGTGACATTGTTGCTAAGTATTTAGACAATGCTGAATTAATAGCACATAATAGAGAGCATAGAACTTTTACTGGATATTACAAAGGAGTTAAGATAAGTGTTACTTCAACTGGAATGGGATGCCCTTCTGCAGCTATTGCTACAGAGGAATTGGCTAATATAGGAGCAAAGGTATTTATTCGTATAGGAAGTTCTGCTGCATTGCAACCAGAAATGAAAATAGGAGATTTACTTATATCTACAGGTGCTATGAAAAACGAAGGGACTTCTAGATTTTACGTGCCTGATTGTTTTCCTGCAATACCTGATATTGAATTTACGAGCTTGTTAATTAATACAGCAAATGAAATGAAGGATGAGTTAGGATATGGATTGCATTATGGTATAAGTGCTACTGATGATGCTTTCTATGGCGAAACAGAAGAATGGATAAAAAAATTGATTAACTTAGGAGTTAGCAATGTAGAAATGGAAGCTTCTGCTATATTTACTATAGCTCATTTGCGTAAGTTAAAAGCAGCATGTATATGTGGAGTATCAGGAAATCTTAACACAGGGGAAGTAATATACGAAACAGAAAATACTAAACTTGCTCAAGCATGGGAAAGTGAAATAAGAGTAGTGCTTGAAACTATTTACAGATACGAGCAGACGAAGAACAAATAA
- a CDS encoding S-layer homology domain-containing protein, giving the protein MKKKTTKFLSLFFVFLLTFTSVFSFVPAAMNRADAAPQTYVETFDNFPETTSSYKTGTFVGQNGITWNYSGARGLLVESGVDYSIDGKGIMFRRPSDNPSISATIDGGIKDFSVDTKKAMTGSGKREIELLINEQSKGKFTLDNSNTDVQKFMVNDINIGGEFKLEIKFIGAASGGQTIIDNITWTSYDSGGPGEDPTPKVSPVTANPTPGAVEAGTKISLSTSTDDSTVHYAVYKDSSSPLYEDAIFKIYTTPIEVNEPLTIKAYATKSGYEDSDMKEFSYTIKPPVILEEIATARAKDNGQEVIVQGIVTGLIGNNAFIQDNTAGIYLFNGSNNISDLVVGNEVKVKGKLGEFNNLKQISNVELLEVVSTGNELPSPKLATLPLNESLESQLVKVENLSLTVVPADKESNYSLTATDGTNNIDLRIDTSINPKIPSSNFKVGDVVTVIANVGQYRENYQLMIRTINDIVVDQSANTVKPVTATPAPGTVEIDTDVSLSTVTEGATIYYTIDGSEPTQDSTEYTTPIKIDKDTTIKAIAIKEDMKNSIISTFKYTIPAEAPGDGEGDGTWANPFTVAQSILIQDKSVKSVKGYIVGVPTSQTTVQFENFTSDTALAIADTPGETDTNKMLYIQLGSPFRPGFALKDHPERKGMYIRVTGSLENYFSTHSGIKAITQLEQMHTGPDETPPVITHTKAADGNIYEDLTIAATVTDDRNVASVKLYYRTKGQPEYKSLNMTLKNNLYEATILKSDLNIAGLEYYIEASDGANIKTSPEEKSTPYEVLISNTDIVPPVITNLTPARGTSTDDNLRPIISAEYSDNVGINKDSIKLYLDGQDVTKDSVITESKVVYTPKADLEIGRHLVRLEVSDNAPTPQKSIVEWDFYVGTRSFNFYFGQLHSHTNLSDGTGSIDDAFGFARDRAKADFFAVTDHSNWFDNEKDLMNESITAVSQSNSDKWKTINTKAVEYSRDGSFVGIPGYEMTWSGGTGGWGHINTFNTPWFASRSNSKMNLQAYYNKIAQWPESINQLNHPGKTFGDFADFGFYSPTVDNVVQLIEVGNGEGPIRGSGYFPSYEYYTRALDKGWHLAPSNNQDNHKGNWILANTARTVIVAEALTRDSLYDGIRDLRVYSTEDNNLEIMYKINDQIMGSQLGRADKLNVSISIVDPDAGDNIAKVELISDGGAVSASKTFNSNIVEWNFELDPRFSYYYVRVTQADKDIAVTAPIWVGEVSAFGLSNIEVSQSLTEVNTSIDISATVFNNESKMLTEAVVDFYVDSIKPENKIGSSIVNNIGQGATALAKVTWKPNRAGEYNIYAVANIQGIDKQFTISTKLEVVPKGSATKVMIDYAHSNHYVNGDYAGMVLTLTEMLKSKNMIMVENHDTLTDEVLEGISILVITSPQPRDKGEVKRSKLSDEEIQAVKKFTDRGGSLIVTSRANYGDGTGDYQNSVQGNKLLNAIGSNIIFNSDQVVDPVTNGGQAYRLYFNTYTSTKYNLTSGLDDKDLYSFYSGCSILLKDGGDAKNVDFLVKGHSTTKNDNAGNTPTGFISTEEGNVYALAAEVLPSGGKLIVSGTTFFSDFEMSGDNRYSNIQIADQILDWLEPELKVEVKTIKEIRAGMPENFGELFSIEGRITSMSEAYSKENNLNNAFFEVIYVQDETGGITVFGVSQTKLPLGTKVRLIGTAGEYEGDYQLQIRNEEKHLIVLEDPIVEVAPKVMSTKDSMLKTNEGWLVKVQGKVTRIDKGSLYINDGSGVARIYLNGYIGVKNGTAETLGKWDSTIKVGDIVSAIGLASKDPEGARLRVRDAAEIVKVSDGQLDPGTPTDPEYPEETKKPDKPKEDKAQLPKVEKEIKALSGGKLEIENIVVLEIPADALQEDVKVIIEKAIDIPAYNAIELASEVYRFIAGESNKFHKPVTITFRYEKEKVKDESKLGIYYYHEGRSEWIYIGGVVNSSNSTISAQVDHFTNFAVFENTNLATLTDMTNHWSQEFVYRLLGMEIVSGVKQSDGTYKYNPQDNITREQFAKLIATALNLKLEDNPVLAFKDANEIQAWARPYVAAAYKAGIISGSKDAQGNVYFNPSKNITRAEIATMIGRSLERYSARELSFADKDNIPAWALEYIKTAVDNGILSGYPDNTFKPNNSASRAEAAKIIYMLLRVMGI; this is encoded by the coding sequence TTGAAAAAGAAAACCACTAAGTTTTTAAGTTTGTTTTTTGTATTTTTATTAACATTTACAAGTGTGTTCAGTTTTGTGCCAGCTGCTATGAATAGAGCAGATGCAGCCCCACAGACGTATGTAGAGACATTTGATAATTTCCCAGAAACAACCAGCAGTTATAAAACAGGAACTTTTGTCGGACAAAATGGTATAACGTGGAATTATTCTGGAGCAAGAGGACTTTTGGTAGAAAGTGGTGTAGATTATTCTATTGATGGAAAAGGTATAATGTTTAGAAGACCGTCAGACAACCCAAGTATATCAGCAACTATAGATGGTGGAATAAAAGACTTCTCTGTAGATACAAAGAAAGCTATGACAGGTTCAGGAAAAAGAGAAATTGAATTATTAATTAATGAACAATCAAAGGGGAAATTTACATTAGATAATAGCAATACAGATGTTCAGAAATTCATGGTAAATGATATAAATATTGGGGGAGAGTTTAAACTTGAAATTAAGTTTATAGGTGCAGCAAGTGGTGGGCAAACAATAATAGACAACATAACCTGGACTTCTTACGACAGCGGCGGGCCTGGAGAAGACCCTACACCAAAAGTTTCACCAGTAACTGCAAATCCTACACCAGGTGCAGTAGAAGCAGGAACGAAAATATCATTATCAACATCTACAGATGATTCAACAGTACACTATGCAGTATATAAAGATTCATCATCACCATTATATGAAGACGCAATATTTAAAATATATACAACACCTATAGAAGTAAACGAACCATTAACCATAAAAGCCTATGCAACAAAGAGTGGATATGAAGATAGTGATATGAAAGAATTTTCATACACAATTAAGCCACCTGTAATCCTTGAAGAGATTGCAACAGCTAGAGCTAAGGATAATGGCCAAGAGGTAATAGTACAAGGTATAGTTACAGGACTCATAGGAAATAATGCTTTTATTCAAGATAACACAGCGGGCATATATCTATTTAATGGGTCAAATAACATTTCTGACTTAGTAGTTGGAAATGAGGTTAAGGTAAAAGGTAAATTAGGTGAATTTAATAATCTAAAACAAATTTCCAACGTAGAGTTATTAGAAGTTGTGAGTACGGGAAATGAACTGCCTAGTCCTAAACTAGCTACTTTACCTCTAAATGAAAGCCTTGAATCACAACTTGTAAAAGTTGAAAATTTAAGCTTAACGGTCGTGCCTGCAGACAAAGAAAGCAACTATAGCTTAACTGCTACAGATGGTACTAATAACATAGACCTCAGAATAGACACTAGTATCAATCCTAAGATTCCTAGCTCAAACTTTAAAGTGGGAGATGTTGTTACGGTTATAGCAAATGTAGGACAGTATAGAGAAAATTATCAACTTATGATTAGAACCATAAATGATATAGTTGTAGACCAAAGTGCAAATACAGTTAAGCCAGTAACAGCAACTCCAGCTCCTGGAACGGTAGAAATAGATACTGACGTTAGTTTATCAACAGTGACAGAGGGAGCAACTATATACTATACAATAGATGGGTCAGAACCAACACAAGATAGTACGGAATATACGACACCTATTAAAATAGACAAAGATACTACTATCAAAGCTATAGCTATAAAAGAAGATATGAAAAACAGTATAATAAGCACATTTAAATACACTATTCCAGCAGAAGCACCTGGAGATGGTGAAGGGGATGGAACATGGGCTAATCCATTTACAGTAGCACAATCTATTCTAATACAAGATAAAAGTGTTAAGAGTGTAAAGGGATATATTGTTGGTGTGCCTACTTCACAAACCACTGTTCAATTCGAAAACTTTACTTCAGACACTGCACTAGCAATTGCAGATACGCCAGGAGAAACAGATACTAATAAAATGTTATATATTCAGCTAGGATCTCCTTTTAGACCTGGTTTTGCATTAAAGGATCATCCTGAAAGAAAGGGAATGTATATAAGAGTTACAGGAAGTTTAGAAAATTATTTTTCAACACATTCAGGAATAAAGGCCATTACACAACTTGAACAAATGCATACAGGTCCAGATGAAACGCCACCAGTAATCACTCATACTAAGGCTGCTGATGGCAATATATACGAAGATCTTACAATAGCTGCTACAGTAACAGACGATAGGAATGTAGCTAGCGTAAAGCTTTATTATAGAACTAAAGGACAGCCAGAATATAAATCATTAAATATGACATTGAAAAACAATTTATACGAGGCTACTATTCTAAAATCAGATTTAAATATTGCAGGACTAGAATATTATATTGAAGCATCAGATGGAGCAAATATTAAAACATCGCCAGAGGAGAAAAGTACACCGTATGAAGTTCTCATATCTAACACAGATATAGTACCACCAGTAATCACCAATTTAACTCCTGCAAGAGGAACATCAACTGATGATAACCTAAGACCGATAATAAGTGCAGAATATAGTGACAACGTTGGAATAAACAAAGATTCAATAAAGCTTTATTTAGACGGTCAAGATGTGACTAAAGATTCAGTTATTACAGAAAGCAAGGTAGTATATACACCAAAGGCTGATCTAGAAATAGGTAGACATTTAGTAAGGCTTGAGGTATCAGATAATGCTCCAACACCTCAAAAGTCAATAGTTGAATGGGATTTTTATGTTGGAACAAGAAGCTTTAACTTCTATTTTGGTCAGCTTCACAGCCATACTAATCTATCAGATGGAACTGGGTCAATAGACGATGCATTTGGATTTGCAAGAGATAGGGCAAAAGCAGACTTCTTTGCAGTAACAGACCACTCAAATTGGTTTGATAATGAAAAAGACTTGATGAACGAAAGCATAACCGCAGTTAGTCAATCTAATAGTGACAAATGGAAAACAATTAATACAAAAGCTGTTGAATACAGCCGAGATGGCAGTTTTGTCGGGATACCAGGCTACGAAATGACTTGGAGTGGCGGGACTGGTGGATGGGGCCATATCAATACATTTAATACCCCGTGGTTTGCATCAAGATCTAATTCTAAAATGAATTTGCAGGCATATTATAACAAAATTGCACAATGGCCAGAGTCAATAAATCAATTAAACCATCCTGGTAAGACCTTTGGAGACTTTGCAGACTTTGGATTCTATAGCCCTACTGTAGATAACGTAGTACAGCTAATAGAGGTGGGCAATGGTGAAGGTCCTATTAGAGGAAGTGGTTACTTCCCGAGCTATGAGTATTATACTAGAGCTTTAGATAAGGGCTGGCATTTAGCTCCTTCAAATAACCAAGACAACCATAAAGGTAACTGGATACTTGCCAATACAGCAAGGACTGTAATTGTGGCTGAAGCCCTTACAAGAGACAGCTTATATGACGGAATTAGAGATTTAAGAGTGTACTCTACTGAAGACAATAATTTAGAGATAATGTATAAGATAAATGATCAGATTATGGGTTCGCAGCTTGGTAGAGCAGATAAATTGAATGTTAGTATATCAATTGTAGATCCAGATGCTGGAGATAATATAGCAAAAGTAGAGCTTATTTCAGATGGTGGGGCTGTATCAGCTTCAAAAACCTTTAACTCTAATATAGTTGAATGGAACTTTGAATTAGATCCTAGATTTAGCTACTATTATGTAAGAGTTACTCAAGCAGATAAAGATATAGCTGTAACAGCACCGATTTGGGTTGGTGAAGTAAGTGCATTTGGATTGTCAAATATAGAAGTATCACAATCTTTAACAGAAGTAAATACTAGTATAGACATATCGGCAACAGTGTTTAATAATGAATCTAAGATGTTAACAGAGGCTGTGGTAGACTTCTATGTAGATTCCATTAAACCAGAAAACAAAATAGGCTCAAGTATAGTAAATAACATCGGTCAAGGAGCAACGGCATTAGCTAAAGTTACATGGAAGCCTAATAGAGCAGGAGAATACAATATATATGCAGTAGCAAATATTCAAGGTATAGATAAACAATTTACAATTAGTACTAAGCTAGAAGTGGTACCAAAAGGTTCAGCAACAAAGGTAATGATAGACTATGCACATAGTAATCATTATGTAAATGGAGATTATGCAGGAATGGTACTAACGTTAACAGAAATGTTAAAGAGTAAAAATATGATTATGGTAGAAAATCATGATACATTAACAGATGAAGTTTTAGAAGGTATAAGTATTTTAGTTATTACTTCTCCACAACCAAGAGATAAGGGAGAGGTAAAAAGATCAAAATTAAGTGATGAAGAAATACAAGCAGTGAAAAAATTTACGGATAGGGGAGGTTCCTTAATAGTTACCTCTAGGGCAAACTATGGTGATGGAACTGGAGATTATCAAAATTCAGTTCAAGGTAATAAACTATTAAATGCCATAGGCTCAAATATTATATTTAACTCTGACCAAGTAGTGGATCCAGTGACTAATGGTGGGCAAGCATATAGGCTATACTTTAACACGTATACATCAACGAAATATAATTTAACCTCTGGTCTAGATGATAAAGACCTATATAGCTTCTATAGTGGTTGTTCGATCTTGCTAAAAGACGGTGGAGATGCTAAAAATGTAGATTTCTTAGTTAAGGGACATTCGACTACCAAGAATGACAATGCAGGCAATACACCTACAGGATTTATTTCTACGGAAGAAGGAAATGTATATGCTCTTGCAGCAGAAGTGCTTCCAAGTGGAGGAAAGTTAATAGTTTCAGGTACTACTTTCTTCTCGGATTTTGAAATGTCAGGAGACAATAGATACTCTAATATCCAAATTGCAGACCAAATATTAGATTGGCTAGAGCCAGAGCTAAAAGTAGAAGTAAAGACTATAAAGGAAATCAGAGCTGGAATGCCTGAAAACTTTGGAGAGTTATTCTCCATAGAAGGTAGAATAACTTCAATGTCAGAAGCATACTCCAAGGAAAATAACCTAAACAATGCTTTCTTTGAAGTAATTTATGTTCAAGACGAAACAGGTGGTATAACAGTATTTGGAGTATCTCAAACTAAATTACCTTTAGGTACTAAAGTAAGGCTCATAGGTACTGCAGGTGAATATGAAGGGGATTATCAGCTGCAAATTAGAAATGAAGAAAAACACCTAATAGTTTTAGAAGATCCAATAGTGGAAGTAGCACCAAAAGTCATGTCTACAAAGGATAGTATGTTAAAGACCAATGAGGGCTGGCTTGTTAAGGTGCAGGGTAAGGTAACTAGAATAGATAAAGGTAGTTTATATATAAATGATGGTTCAGGTGTGGCGAGAATATATCTAAATGGATATATTGGGGTAAAGAATGGAACAGCTGAAACATTAGGAAAATGGGACTCTACAATTAAAGTAGGTGATATAGTAAGCGCCATAGGATTAGCCTCAAAAGATCCTGAGGGAGCTAGATTAAGAGTTAGGGATGCAGCAGAGATAGTTAAAGTAAGTGATGGACAACTAGACCCAGGTACTCCAACTGATCCTGAATATCCTGAGGAAACTAAAAAACCTGATAAGCCAAAGGAAGATAAAGCACAATTACCAAAAGTAGAAAAAGAAATAAAAGCATTAAGCGGTGGGAAGCTAGAGATTGAAAACATAGTAGTACTAGAAATTCCTGCTGATGCATTACAAGAGGATGTTAAGGTAATTATAGAAAAGGCTATAGATATACCAGCTTATAATGCTATTGAATTAGCATCAGAGGTTTATAGGTTCATAGCAGGAGAATCAAATAAATTCCACAAGCCAGTGACTATAACATTTAGATATGAAAAAGAAAAAGTAAAAGATGAATCGAAGCTAGGTATATACTATTATCACGAAGGCAGAAGCGAATGGATATATATTGGTGGTGTTGTAAACAGTTCTAACAGTACTATTTCTGCACAGGTAGATCACTTTACTAACTTTGCAGTATTTGAAAACACTAACTTAGCAACTCTTACAGATATGACTAACCATTGGAGTCAGGAATTTGTATACAGACTTCTAGGTATGGAAATAGTAAGTGGAGTAAAGCAAAGCGATGGAACATATAAATATAATCCACAGGATAACATAACTAGAGAGCAGTTTGCAAAACTAATAGCTACAGCTTTGAATCTAAAATTAGAGGACAATCCAGTGCTTGCGTTTAAAGATGCAAACGAAATTCAAGCTTGGGCAAGACCATATGTAGCAGCAGCATACAAAGCAGGAATCATATCAGGCTCCAAGGATGCTCAAGGAAACGTATATTTTAACCCAAGTAAAAATATAACCAGAGCTGAAATAGCTACAATGATAGGCAGAAGCTTAGAACGTTATTCTGCAAGAGAGCTTAGCTTTGCAGATAAAGATAATATACCAGCTTGGGCATTAGAGTATATAAAAACAGCAGTAGATAATGGGATATTAAGCGGATATCCAGATAACACATTTAAGCCAAATAACAGCGCATCAAGAGCAGAAGCGGCTAAGATAATTTACATGCTTCTAAGGGTTATGGGAATCTAA
- a CDS encoding YibE/F family protein, whose amino-acid sequence MNTKLLKYFPIAIIGIIIILIFASPLTVNKEHHFDFEHAQVIGINNEALEEDTVIPNLMLGYQQIKIKILTGKYADEEFNIRNPMSRTYNVHTKPGDKIIISIEEEKSEIKSISVFNYKKEHAVYILVALFFVVLLVFGGMKGLKSFISLVFTGVLIIFFMIPLFFKGYSPIPLTILTVAITTIVTIVMVDGINKKTIAAIAGTILGVIIAGLISYISSRLANLSGLTMNEAEELMYIAGVKDLKVRGLMFSAILIAALGAIMDVAMSIASSTFEIHKTNPKISFKNLLASGLNIGRDIMGTMSNTLILAFIGSSLNIIILLMAYEMPYTQLINLDLIVTEVVQSVSGSIGIILTVPITAMISTYLAIHEKTKKNSKLRF is encoded by the coding sequence ATGAATACTAAATTACTTAAATATTTTCCTATTGCAATAATAGGTATAATTATTATTTTAATATTTGCTTCACCTTTGACCGTAAATAAAGAGCATCATTTTGACTTTGAACATGCCCAGGTAATAGGTATAAACAACGAAGCTTTAGAAGAAGATACGGTAATTCCTAACCTTATGCTTGGATATCAGCAAATAAAAATAAAAATATTGACTGGTAAATATGCAGATGAGGAATTTAACATAAGAAACCCTATGAGTAGAACCTACAATGTACATACAAAGCCTGGAGATAAAATAATAATAAGTATTGAAGAGGAAAAAAGCGAAATAAAAAGTATCTCTGTATTTAATTATAAAAAAGAACATGCTGTTTATATTTTGGTAGCACTTTTTTTTGTAGTGCTTTTAGTCTTTGGCGGCATGAAGGGATTAAAATCCTTTATTTCCTTAGTATTTACAGGAGTTCTCATAATATTTTTCATGATACCACTATTTTTTAAGGGCTATAGTCCTATACCATTAACTATCCTAACCGTAGCAATAACTACAATTGTAACCATAGTGATGGTTGACGGCATAAATAAGAAAACCATAGCTGCCATAGCAGGAACTATTCTAGGGGTAATCATAGCTGGCTTAATATCATATATAAGCAGTAGACTTGCTAATTTATCAGGTCTTACAATGAACGAGGCTGAAGAGCTTATGTACATAGCGGGTGTAAAGGATTTGAAGGTTAGGGGACTAATGTTTTCCGCTATACTAATAGCAGCTTTAGGTGCTATAATGGACGTAGCCATGTCTATAGCATCTTCTACCTTTGAAATACATAAGACTAATCCGAAAATTTCATTTAAAAATCTATTGGCATCGGGGCTTAACATCGGAAGGGATATTATGGGTACCATGTCTAATACCTTAATTCTTGCATTTATAGGTAGTTCTTTAAATATTATTATCCTTTTAATGGCCTATGAAATGCCTTATACTCAGCTGATCAACTTAGATCTAATAGTGACAGAGGTAGTACAAAGTGTTTCAGGAAGCATAGGAATTATTCTTACAGTTCCCATAACAGCTATGATCTCTACTTATTTAGCTATACATGAAAAAACTAAAAAAAATTCTAAATTAAGATTCTAA
- a CDS encoding ABC transporter permease, with translation MSNFISPSIVVLTLSIATPLFITALGGLFNERAGIVNVGLDGIMLSGAFTSAVVSYYTNSAFLGVIGAIVIGLILGVLHAFVCIKLQADHVVSGVAINILAGSVTVFLLQMIFNNKGQTPTVSTIGNLGKTFDSIPLLGTILHNMSYLTILGIILVIASHFFLYYTNAGLRLRSVGENPYAAQSLGINVKLYMYGGVIAGCALAGLGGAYLSIGMLNVFTKNMTAGRGFIALAAMIFGRWTPLGGLLASLFFGYVMAIQISTQGLSIPAQLVESIPYIATLIVLVFAYKNAKGPSHTGKAFSNEE, from the coding sequence ATGAGTAACTTTATATCTCCTAGCATTGTAGTGCTTACATTATCCATTGCAACCCCTTTGTTCATAACAGCTTTAGGAGGATTATTTAACGAAAGAGCAGGTATAGTAAACGTAGGGCTTGATGGGATAATGCTTTCAGGTGCATTTACTAGTGCAGTAGTTTCTTATTATACTAATTCTGCATTTTTAGGAGTAATAGGAGCCATTGTCATAGGCTTGATTTTAGGCGTACTACATGCATTTGTTTGTATTAAGCTACAAGCGGATCACGTTGTAAGTGGTGTAGCCATTAACATTTTAGCAGGTAGCGTGACAGTTTTTCTACTTCAGATGATATTTAACAACAAGGGACAGACTCCTACAGTCAGTACAATAGGAAATTTAGGCAAAACCTTTGATTCAATACCTTTATTAGGCACTATATTACACAATATGAGCTATCTGACTATATTAGGTATTATTCTTGTAATAGCTAGTCATTTCTTTCTGTACTATACAAATGCAGGACTTAGACTACGTTCTGTAGGAGAAAATCCATATGCAGCTCAATCATTAGGAATAAATGTAAAGCTTTATATGTATGGTGGAGTTATTGCTGGCTGTGCTTTAGCTGGACTAGGTGGAGCATATCTTTCTATAGGAATGTTAAATGTATTTACTAAAAACATGACAGCGGGTAGAGGATTTATTGCATTAGCAGCAATGATATTTGGGAGATGGACACCTTTAGGCGGATTGTTAGCTTCCTTATTTTTTGGATATGTTATGGCCATACAGATAAGCACACAAGGTTTATCTATACCAGCTCAGTTAGTTGAGTCTATTCCTTATATTGCAACATTAATTGTATTAGTCTTTGCTTACAAAAATGCAAAGGGTCCATCACATACTGGCAAAGCTTTTTCAAATGAAGAATAA
- a CDS encoding 8-oxoguanine deaminase, producing MKKLLLKNISHILTFNDLDQIIKRNDILIEENKIVQISENIPADNNTEVIDCTNKMAMPGFVNTHHHFYQTLFRGIPEVQDKPLFSWLVGSYEFWKHLTPDAVYYGSLVAFSELLRTGCTTTMDHHYVFPQGQPGNLIDYQFQAAQEIGMRFHATRGSMSSGRSKGALPPDCVVQSEDTIIEDSIRLIDKYHDSGIYSMQRIALAPCSPFSVTLDLMRLTKDLAREKNVMMHTHLAETLDEERYCLEKFGLRPLDLMEDLEWLGPDVWFAHSIHLNDEEIKRLKGTGVAHCPSSNMKLGSGICRTSEMLKEGVKLSIAVDGSASNDSSNMWEEIRRAYLLNHLKYGDDGMTAYETLKLATRGGAEVLGRNDIGILEVNKAADIVLLDLNDVAFAGCHDPIVAVVSCGNSSLVDTTIVNGKIVAQKGHLFNKDVEDIRVKAHTISEKMIRKERESKQ from the coding sequence ATGAAGAAATTATTACTTAAAAACATTAGTCATATACTGACCTTTAATGACTTAGACCAGATTATAAAAAGAAATGATATCTTAATAGAAGAAAATAAAATAGTACAAATATCTGAAAATATACCAGCTGACAATAATACTGAGGTAATTGATTGTACAAATAAGATGGCTATGCCTGGTTTTGTTAATACTCACCATCATTTTTATCAGACATTGTTTAGAGGAATTCCTGAAGTTCAAGATAAGCCTCTTTTTTCATGGCTAGTGGGTTCTTATGAATTCTGGAAGCATTTGACTCCTGATGCAGTTTATTATGGATCATTAGTCGCTTTTAGTGAGCTTTTAAGAACAGGCTGCACTACTACAATGGATCATCATTATGTATTCCCACAAGGACAGCCCGGGAATCTGATAGATTATCAGTTTCAAGCAGCACAAGAAATAGGTATGAGATTTCATGCAACAAGGGGCTCTATGTCATCAGGACGAAGCAAAGGAGCATTGCCACCAGACTGTGTAGTTCAAAGTGAAGATACTATTATAGAAGATTCCATTCGTCTTATAGATAAATATCATGATTCAGGCATATATTCTATGCAGAGAATTGCACTGGCACCATGTTCCCCATTCTCTGTGACTTTAGACTTAATGAGACTTACAAAGGATTTGGCAAGAGAAAAAAATGTAATGATGCATACACACCTTGCTGAAACCTTAGATGAAGAGAGATATTGTTTGGAGAAATTTGGCTTAAGGCCATTAGACCTAATGGAAGACCTAGAGTGGTTAGGACCAGATGTATGGTTTGCTCATTCAATACATCTAAATGATGAAGAAATAAAAAGGCTTAAAGGTACAGGAGTTGCACATTGTCCTTCGTCTAATATGAAATTAGGCAGCGGCATATGCAGAACTAGTGAAATGCTAAAAGAAGGAGTAAAGCTTAGCATAGCAGTAGATGGTAGTGCTAGTAATGATTCCTCTAACATGTGGGAGGAAATTAGGAGGGCATATTTATTAAACCATCTTAAATATGGTGATGATGGTATGACTGCTTATGAGACTCTTAAACTAGCCACAAGAGGAGGAGCCGAAGTACTTGGAAGAAATGATATAGGTATTTTAGAGGTAAATAAGGCAGCTGATATAGTTTTGTTAGATTTAAATGATGTTGCCTTTGCAGGTTGCCATGACCCAATCGTAGCTGTAGTAAGCTGTGGAAACAGTAGCTTAGTGGATACTACAATTGTGAATGGTAAAATTGTAGCTCAAAAAGGACATTTATTTAATAAAGATGTAGAAGACATTAGAGTAAAAGCTCATACAATATCTGAAAAAATGATAAGGAAAGAACGAGAATCAAAACAATAG